The region GCGCAAATTTTATCCGATTGAGAATAAACAACACATGgtctataattatataattacagcAACATTATTGCTTTGTTATTATCGCAGTTTAAAAAGAAAGTCTgtaatttactaatatatttttacaaacatattcaataattaaaaagtacacGTAGTgttttttaagatataaaaGGAAGAATTAATcagtttatttagttttcgATTCAAGATGGCTAAAGAAATCAACTTCttgaaaatgttgaaaatgcTCATGATAATTTCAGGCATTTGGCGACTGCCTTTAAAGGCCAAACCTCTGCAGAGATTGTACAATAATTACAGCATTATTTTCCAAAGTTACTTTTATGGGTTTGTGTTAAGCATGGCCATAGCTGTTCCAATAATATGGAAGTATTCGATGGAAATGACGGTAGAGTGCTGCAGCGTTTTGATCTTTTGCATCACCATGACATTCAAAACCATCATGTGCCAGACCGACACCGTTAAGAATCTACTGAAATACATTCTGAAAAAGCAGGCTGAATTGAAAAGTTCAATCGACAACGAATCGAAACAGATCTATATCAAACACCAAAacgttacatatttttttattggacttATCACGTTTCAGACGGGAGTGGCGGCTGTTTGTCTCCTTTTGACCAAATATCATTCGTATTGGGACATGGAGACGAACCAGAGTTATCCCAACATCACGATGTACAGGAAGAAACCTTTGCCCTACGTAATTTGGTTGCCGTTTAACAGTGACGAACATTATGTTCCTGCTTTTATTCTTCATTCGATTGCAGCTTCTATTGGCGTTATTTTCAATGCCATCACCATTACTTTCTACTTGACGGTCATGATTTTTATTCGCTGCCAGTTGAAAATTTTGCAGCTCAGGATCAGGACTCTcgacacaacaataaataaagccGAACTGGaagttaaaaatagattaagaTCTTTGATCATCGACCACCAAACAATCATTGAGTGAGTAGTTTTCTTGTGAAGTTCATAGAATATGTACATGTGCCTTTTTCAGGTTTTCAAAACAGTTCAATAACgacattaatttgattttactgCTAGATTTTACTTTGAATTCAGCCCAACTTGCATCAATATGTTTCCAAATGATCACAGTAagcgttttaataaaaatattaatataataataattgcaacatattttttcagaGAGATTTAAGCAGAATAATGATGCTTTTTCTCTTCAATTACCTCGTACTAACCTTGTTGCAAATTTTCTCTTTCTCTTGGTATGCTAACGAAATTAAAGAGCAGGTAgccagttttccatttttaaacacaaatactactgttaataatttttagagttTGGGCGTAGCAGACGCAATTTATGAGCACAATTGGTACGAACAATCCGTTTCGATCAGGAAAACACTCCTGTTGATGATGATGCGGGCTCAGAAGCCCTTAACTTTGACAATTGGTCCATTTTTTACAATGACCAATAGTATACCATTAACGGTAATTTTTCTGTTATCGTacgtgtatatttatttattataatatgccTTTTTTATTCGTTTTCAGGTTATGAAAGCGGCGTATTCGTACGTAACTTTGATGACCacatagaaaagaaaaaaaaatagcaaGTTTCATGTTTGTTgcttgtttgtttaaaatagtttttatttatatattgattaattgttataaaaatagaattcaaTTTAGGGTGACATTATTAACTTATCTTATCTCTTCAAAAAAATGGTAACAAAGTATCCTTTTACAAACTATTATAGTTGATAAGTTTCCCAATATCATGCACttatttttactgtaatttatttgatttattgatttgcacattattattcatttatctaTAGTTTTTTgttggaatataaaaatattttttatgtttgttgatatacttttataaaagcAGTTTAATTAGGAAaactaattatagaaaaaatccTTTGTTTTAGAAAGCATTTTATCACCTACTTAATTTTTGACACTTAAAGAgaagcatttaaataaattttactgtttttacaAAAGCATGTATGTAAGAagcaataactaaataaatgaataagctgctctttataaaaaaattatcacaacatcgtagaatatatatttatgtagaattgtaaaatttaaaagtaactgaataaatatgtttacagttgataaaattgtttatttttatagattgtaTTTAAACGATAAcactataaaatgtaataattaaaattgtatttaaaagtgtttcagaagaataaaaatatctttttattgGACGTTATTGACTTCATAGAATAATTGCAtgcaaaaactttattttgctTTATGGAAATTGCGATTGTTTGCAGTCAAGAGAGTTGAATAACTCAATTATACCAATTATTTTTACGTTGAAGGCACAAATTCCCACTATCAATTCCATTCCGCGTTCGGTTTGCTCAACTCGCTTTCGGTTAAGCCCCGTATAGAGAAGCGTGGGCACGTTTTAAGCGCCGGCGCTTCGAAAGCTTACCATCTCTATTCATCTGTCGCCTCGACCCACACACTGATCCACAGATCTCAGTATCCAGAATCCGTGCGGGCGCATCTTGTGTCCTCGGCCGTTTCATGTGAATCTATCGATTTTCCTTCGACGGATCGGTCAACCGATATTATTTCCAGTTTCCGGACAACCGAACAGACATCCGTGCACCCATAACGAAATACGTTGCGAAGTCGGTGTTTCGGTATAAGTGATTGGGTGGTTCATTCATGGACGTTTCGAAGGACTATTGAGAGGACCCACCCCGTTACAGGGAGGGCTCGCCCCCGGTGGCCTCTCACC is a window of Aethina tumida isolate Nest 87 chromosome 7, icAetTumi1.1, whole genome shotgun sequence DNA encoding:
- the LOC109597703 gene encoding odorant receptor Or2-like; this translates as MAIAVPIIWKYSMEMTVECCSVLIFCITMTFKTIMCQTDTVKNLLKYILKKQAELKSSIDNESKQIYIKHQNVTYFFIGLITFQTGVAAVCLLLTKYHSYWDMETNQSYPNITMYRKKPLPYVIWLPFNSDEHYVPAFILHSIAASIGVIFNAITITFYLTVMIFIRCQLKILQLRIRTLDTTINKAELEVKNRLRSLIIDHQTIIEFSKQFNNDINLILLLDFTLNSAQLASICFQMITRDLSRIMMLFLFNYLVLTLLQIFSFSWYANEIKEQSLGVADAIYEHNWYEQSVSIRKTLLLMMMRAQKPLTLTIGPFFTMTNSIPLTVMKAAYSYVTLMTT